The Vigna radiata var. radiata cultivar VC1973A chromosome 6, Vradiata_ver6, whole genome shotgun sequence DNA segment TGTCCAAATTCAAATTAAGCTTCCACAGGCATGGTTAATATGCTCGTAAATATATCGTTTTTGCTAATTAGAATACCATGACTGCAAATTCTATTAttgttttatcaattttctttatCGAAGACTTATAGTATTTTTTCAACTACAATAATACGAATTTGATCAGGATAATAGAATTTGCCTATTTCAGTTATTTAATAATTCCAAGTCAGGTTTCTATCAAAAGTGGACTCACACTCAGTGTGGGTGAAATTTTGGTAAAGGTATATAATACATTTATCACCCtctgaattaaaagaaaaaatgaaatatatatatatatatatatatatatatatataattacattctTTTGTCCTTCGTTATTgtataactttatttttgaaGACAGTTgcaaatatttttgtctacaTGCTTGACACGATATGACATATCACAAGACAGAAAATATTAGTCTGAAAAAATGGATTCGAAGAGCAATGATTATATAACAAGTATCATCCAAGAACATAAATGACTGTATCTGTGTTCCTCTATTAGTTTCTTAGAACTCTCAAGCAAGAATAAATCGATGGTCGATACGAGTTATCAAACACACAGAATTCTAATAGAAACACTTTGGCTAAAAACAATTCTAGAAAAGAGAATACTATCACTTTCAGTACCATGGAGAAGTAGATGGAAGTAATCACTACCTACAGACactattaatattatagtaGTAGAGATAAACATAAAATTGGTCAATTTACCTGCTTGAAACTAAAATATCGTATACatgaattttgtgaaaaaaaggACCGTTGGTGCAAGTAAAGCAAATCAGATGACCATAGTCAGTCTCTATGTTTTAAGCTTTCCACTGATCCCACGTTTATTGGGCCAGATACAAGTGACAGAATTCTTCTTGGCAGCAACTGAACACTGATCAGTCCGACCACTTTTACTGTTAAGCTCTGTTTGGAGCTTCCGTCGCCTCATTCTGTTCTCTAATCGTATTCCTCTTAATGTGCGGACTCTGCGCTCAATTTCCAAAGCTTCAGTGAAATTCCATATCCTGATAACACCTTCTTCACCTCCACACACAATTCGATCAGCTCCTATACCCACAGAGAAAAGATTGATCTTAAATCCATGCAACATCCTCTGTGGAGGCTCAGCCACGTCTCCGTCCAAATGCTTTATCTTTGAAACCCTCTTCCCCAGAGCTCCTTTGTTAGTCCTCAACAGGTTTCTCACATCAATAAGAGCGAGCTTGCCGTCACTTGATGCTGAAACAAGCCATGGAAATTCAAAGGCAAGGGAATACACAGCAGCAGAATGAGGAAGCCAAGTAGAAACATGCCAAGCCTTACACTCGTAACCATCATTTACAATCTCATACATGTGAATTGCACCATCTTCACCTCCAGTAAAAAGAAAGTCCCCAGCATGGCTCCGTGCCAAAGCATAAGTGTTACCAACATGAGCATTATGAACAATGGTCATCAAATCCCCACTACTAGTATCCCAAACATACACATCTGAACCTGATGTGCTGGCCACACTAGTATCATGAGGGACAAGTGCCCAGACCCAGTCACTATGCCTCAGCACTAAAATACACTTCATTGAAAGACGGTCCCACACTCGAACAGTAGTGTCCCATGAACCACTGTAAATCCTTGTCAAATCTAAAGCAAGGGAAGTTATAGGACCTTCGTGTCCCCAAAGTCGAACCTCggtattttgattttgtgaggCTCTAAGCTCAAACAGGTGTGGCAGTCCTTCTACAGCCCTCCAACAATGAATAAATCCATCAGTGCCGCCAGCAACCAATAGTTTTCTATCCGCTGCAACGGCTCGAATGGTGCAGCCAAGGGGTCTTGATGAAGCAATCGACAACCCATTCTCCATGTCCCACATCCTCACAACAGAATCATACCCAGAGGTAAATATGAGCTTAGAAGAAGCCAATAGGAAAATAGTTCTAACTGCCTCAGTGTGACCATACAACACTTCCATACTATATCGTCCCATAAAAGTCTTACTCCTAAACTCCCTTTCCATGAAAATTTCCTTCCATGACTTGTCATCATCCACAACCAAGGAGGTTGTTGGAAGCCCCCATCTTTCACAATAGAATTGCTTCCAAGCATGGTGCTCGAATGCAACTCTTTGGAAAATCGTCGAGACACACGAAACAATGCCCAGATCTTTGGGGTCAAGGCAATTCAGAATCTCAGATATTAACGCCGGAGGAAGGTCAGTAATGGACAAACCACAATCTAAAACCACATCACCGGGAATTGATGATTGGCTCAAAGCACTGACCGGAGCTTTGATTCCCTTCTTAGAATTAATCTTGGATGCTCCCTTAAGCTTCACACCCTTCCCAGGTTTGCTATCTGGAAAAAGATTTTTGATTGCTACTCCTTCGGTTAAGGATTTGGATCTACTCTGATTAGGTTCAATTGTGTCTATGCCTGGATTTGCTACAAATTGTGCAGAATTTTGAGAAACCTCAGTCCTATTTGGGCACTCAAATGCCATAAAAAATGTGGATCCTACTCTATGAATGAAAAGGGTTGAAAGCTCAAACCCCAGCGACGTAACAAATGCAAAATTCCCAAATTACTAAATCGAGAATCCTAAAGTAACCCTAGGCTGAGAAACAATCGGTGACCAAATTATGGGTACAGGAatcctaattttgaaaaaaaaattgggaaaaaaaaaagaatgattgAAAGAAGCAAAAAGGGTGTAAAGGATAAAAGAATAGGAAAGGAATACCTTGAGAATAGTGGTGAAGCAAAGTGAAGGAAGAGATTGagataagaaaatgaaattgggattagggtttgTGTGGTTAAGTCTGCGACTACAAAGAATGAAGATGAGATGCACAGGTTGGATCGGACAAAAGAATATCCAACAcagtattattataaaaataaaattaatgcttaacagtaaaaataaaaaattaatatagagGTTTTAATATATTGGTCCtaacaaattattttgtatttttaaatttttatttactaaagactttttcaattttttataacatgactaaaacacttttctttttgcctGAGGGGGTAACATGGAATCTAGGTGGCTACATGTGAGAAAGAGAAGAACACttcaaacataaacaaataccaaaaagaaaaattagtaaaatttaagactaataatgaatgaaaaagaagggACTTTCctcaatttttaaatgattcttttatatttttttgaaagaactaaagttattatgatttttttgaaaaaggaaaaacaatgaATCCTTcctaaaaaagaatattaaaaaaaataaaacttaatacaATATACACTAGTAACATaactaaacttaaaattaatatttgaaaaaaaaatgacacttTAATAGTAATGTCTTGTAAATacatgtaatatatattaaaaaaaagttcttttaataattattttttgacaatttttttacaatgtgATAAGttgtgattgatctgttttaaatatttttttaaacataaattcaaatcgACAAATAAAGTGATAATACAtgttttattgtcaaaaaattattaaaaattgtcaaaatatcatcatatatatatatatatatatatatgagagataaatttaatttaatttaacttttggTTTTCATCACACATGGAGAAAATCATCCTTAACAATTTGTATAATTTCATGCTCGTTTCAGAAAACATAGGAAAACAATATCAATACATTCTCGTTTTATGATAATAAAGGaataaaaatctatattatcacgtatttttttaatttgaaaagaaatacaaaggattacaaaataaaaatgttttggataTGGAATCTGAATCACAAACAAACATTTCACGTCAGACTCagactcaattttaaaaatcataatccAATAATCAATATAGATATAATCATAATCcaatgattaatatatatattttttctgaaaatttgattgttaataatgtttaagaattttaataatCTGTTCGTGAGACTTCTGAGGGATCAATTACTGAAATAACATATCTAAGAAGATGTTTTAACATTAACCAATTATAACATACAGtttgattatataaataaatgttaacaaGACGATCATACGGTAcgatatatattaattaaatttcaaaaaaaaaaacactaacatCTAACTtatcaaaaattatattacaaatgtCAATAtagtttaatgaaaaaaaaaaatagaaaaataattataatattcagtttgaaaaaatatgtattaaaattacACTTAAAAAATGATAAGACTAATAATAACTTATGAAGTTGATTGTCAAaagttacaataataatataaaatttaagatatcaTAAGACTAAATTTGgtttataaatcaaaattttataaaacttaattttatatatctcAAATGCATGATGAATTAGACAAAATCAATTGAATTCCACGTTAATtcttagtaaataatttttaatattttgagattACAACTCATTCATTCTTATTTCATTTACTCACTTTCGTATCAATATCTTAAACACGTATCATATAAAAGAAACCtttgtaaaaaaatttgatttaaatttacaaacacacattatttaaataaaaaaaaaatgtctattGAGTTTTAGAACAATCacatttaaacaacatttttcatttaaaataaaaagtttattgaCTCTCCCTCGCTTAAGtggaataataaaattatacataatatataatatactgATTACAATTTATATCACCCCGTCGTGCATATGCCAACTATTTACCAAAAACaaccatttttaattaattcgtATCTTTGACTTATTTCTGTATCCATGATTCGTATCACCAGTTAACGTCAATATTCCCAATTAATCTATGATCTGAATTTTGGTACATtgtattcatataaaaaatataatactttttctttatcgattatattattacaatgtatttgattttctttctgatttatatattttttaaactaattaaaaatataagaaatgtTACTCACTTATTTTGTAGCGAAACATAAGATCCTATTTTGGCTCCTTCCGTTACGTTTTTCTATCTCTCACACACACAATAACTCATCGCTAAACACAAAACTACGTAACCCTCTCTCGATCACACCACACACAATGTCCGGCGACGAAGCCACCACTCCCTCCGCCACACCCAAACCTTCCGCCACCGCAGCTGACTCCCCGTTAAAACTCAAAACCGCCGTCGAAGCCCTCTCCTCCATCGTCCCCTCTCTGTCCAAGCTCACCCCCGCCTCTCTCCCCACCAGCCCCGACCTCTACCCCCAAATCTCCGCCCTCCTACGCCAGCCCAACTCTGGCGCCGGCGACAACAACCTCTGCCGCTGGCTCTACGACTCGTTCCAGTCCGGCGTCGGTGACCTCCAGCTTCTCGTTCTCCGTTTCATCCCCATCATCGCCGGCGTCTACCTCTCACGCGTAGCAGACCGGAAACCCCAAGCCGGCTTCGAGGCCGTCCTCCTGGCCGTTTACGCGCACGAAACAACCTCACGCGCCGGGAAGCCCGTTTCCATAACGATCCCCGACCTCACCCAACCTAGCGTGTACCACGAGGGTAGCGTTAAAACCTCCGGCAAAGGAACCGGCACCCCCAACTCCGCCGCCACCGAGCCCGAAACCGCCGTGGTCTCCCCCGCGCTGGAGCCCCACGGCACTGTGCGGTCGACGCGGCGGGCCCGCATTGTGGGCGTGGCGCTGGAACTGTTCTACGCGAAGATCGGGCAGATGCCAGTGTCTTCAAAGATCGATTTTTGCGAGTTTTGCAAGGTGTGGGCAGGGCAAGACGGTGAGATGTATAAGGAGTTCGAAGAGGGTGGAGAgaagacagaagaagaagaagaaggaaaaaaagaagaagaagaaggttctGATGTGGCTGTAGAAAAGAAAGTGAAGGTTGAGGGAAGGGTTCCTCTGTGTTGGGAACTGTTGCAACCTGTTATGAGGATTCTGGGACACTGTTTGTTGGGTCCCAATAACAACAAAGAGGTTGAGCTTTTCGAGAAGGCTAATGAAGCATGCAGGTCCTTGTTTTCAAGGAGCATGcatgatgttaaccctaaagctATTCTTCCCATGAGGAGTCTCATGAGACTCTCCAAAACTGTTAtgcccaacaacaacaacaatcttgaTCCCACCGAATTACCTTTCTCGGATGTTATTTCTCTCTGAATATCCTTTCTCTTCATTCCCATTCTCTTCTTTGTCTTcctaataaattatgttaaactaTTAAGCtacaataaattattacttcaacaaataaaaaagtgctattaacctaaactcatataattaaatcaaatcatgTTTTAATTGGGCCAGTAGATTAAGAATTACTTATTCACACTTAATAGTAAATCTCGGTTTCGATCAATTATTACagtatagttttaattttataataaatataattacttcatttttttatttttttatttttttatagattttaaaataaacttttgattAAAATTGATGTAAGTATAGTTCGAGAAtttataaatgtgttttattttgttaaagatATACAAAGATGATTTATTATTAGCTTTCAAATTAGATGTTTTGATTGAGCCATTACAATGTTAATTTTGTATATCATTAAGAAAAAgagtttatatattaaatacaagtgatttttttttcatcaattattAGATTTGTATAGTAGGGATCGGACGACACGTAACGAGTCACCAAAGACGCCCGACCAGCACTGTCGGCTTATGTGCAACATCCTCACACCAGAAACATGCTAACTTTGTCTCTATCGTTCCAATTCAGTATCCACGACGAGCCCTACCATCACAGGTCATTTACTGAGTGAACAGTGCACTGACTTTAGCGTCGAAATATCTTTGACAGATACCTGGTAGGATGCATTTCAGGGGAGAGATCGAGGACTTGACTGAACggaatttacaaaaataatacagAAGGTAGAACTGTGTCCAAGAAAACAAATTGTGGAGGTACCGGTGGTAGCTCGACTCCAGaaccaaaataattttgatatttgacaGAATTGTgtatatagaattaagaattaaataagtTGTGTTTTAATATCTTTTGTAGTATTTTTGATAAGAACGTTTTATAATTACATGaatttcatctaattttatTATCGTGATTTATGTGTTGATTTTGGCATTTACATACCTTAAAATATCGGACATTCAATTTAATATGAAGTTATTATCagaatcaaatatttattaaatgtttagTGTAAACAATTCTGAAATTATTGTGGagaattcaattttaatgaaGTTCGatctataaatattaaaagcttATTTAACGCTTAAGATAATTATATCTATCTATAAAAgcataaagaaaatgaatataattaaattgaaataagtgAATGATTTTCTTAGCCATGGTATTCAACATAAAAATGACAGTATTTTGAAAATGTAACAATACATGCATATCTAGATATACATCagtttctaattttttgtttgaattttaaaggtaattaaaaagaataataaaatatacaccGTAAAGGGTggaatttataaaatatgcaatatggttaactatttataaatttaattaataggaaagttataattaaaatgaataaacttatgatatatttatatgcTATCAGATGAGAGTAcactatattaataaatatttatttttttctaaagtatAGTAAAAGGAAGCTTTGATTGTATTTTTGTTATCTATATTCtgtaaaattcataattatgtttcttattttctcattttttttaaccatttaattttcaactgttgtttaattttaattttttagaaaatatgtgGAGTTACAAGTAGGTGCTACCCTTTCAATCCTGGGAGAAAATCGCGAGTATTATGTGTTTATTAATGTTATCATgttatgttataataataaaaattgtacgAATAGTTgaattgtaaatttaataaatcatgAATAGTTAAAACTATAGAATTaagaatatgttaaaaatatttaaggataaaattattgagaactaaaaaataaaaaaacaaagtttttaaaaaggaagaaaatatgaattttgaaaaatatagaattgaaaattataattggaCTTATAAAAGGAATACAATCGTAAAAATAATGGACGGTGGTAATATTACGTTACGTGGAGCCTGATCGATCGATGGATGATGGACGGTGCACAGTGCACTCAAGAAATCTCACCacataaaacagaaaaataaacgaagttacaattttaaatgaatttcgACCTAGGCGAACAATAACCGTCAGATTTAGATCAACGGTAAATATGACGTGTGCACTCATATCTAACATATGCAACGCTACATCCACCCACTCTTGGGCTCCTTCCTCCTCCGTCTCCGCAACCGCCCGGAGCTGCTCGACCACAAACCCTAGCTCTTGCCAAAACGCATCCGTTTCGTTTCCTCGCCGTTCGTGCTTTTCTGCGATTCTTCAACTCGATCAGGAGCACTGAAATTATTGACGGGCTTTATTAGCGCCATACATATTCTTCGTTGTAAGCTAGGACTTCCAATctcttgttaattttttataatgaattatttaatagtttctatttttattgatttttttttttatttctgtgaATTTTGCTGAATGTTTTGCAACTTCTTTGATTACTTCATCTCTAGCTATGCATTTTGACCTATCTGTGATAActaattgtaataattaattgaatgttAAAATTGTGTGTTGTAGTTAAGATGTTTAGCTCAAACCTATCTGACATTGAACCTTTGTTCCATTGGTATTGTTATTGGCTATACCAAATATCTGATAATGCCTGTCAGTTTTGAATTATTAACTGCACTCTGTGACAGGACTGGGTTTTTATTCGTGTCACCTTATATGACCTTAATTTGGTAAAtggaaattttcttttaatatgttattttctcCTTTCTGTGGTTAGTTTCTTTGTTTTGCAACATTAGAAAACGctgcatttttaattttggatttgCTTGCTGCATAGGCAAATTAAGGCAACGTATCTTTCTATTTGATAGGATTAAAGCATGCAACTTTTGCTACATACAAATGATAAACATGGGAGAAGGAAGTGACCATCAAGCTATGGCGGATGATGGGAATGTTGAACATATTGGAGTTGG contains these protein-coding regions:
- the LOC106765348 gene encoding F-box/WD-40 repeat-containing protein At5g21040, which encodes MAFECPNRTEVSQNSAQFVANPGIDTIEPNQSRSKSLTEGVAIKNLFPDSKPGKGVKLKGASKINSKKGIKAPVSALSQSSIPGDVVLDCGLSITDLPPALISEILNCLDPKDLGIVSCVSTIFQRVAFEHHAWKQFYCERWGLPTTSLVVDDDKSWKEIFMEREFRSKTFMGRYSMEVLYGHTEAVRTIFLLASSKLIFTSGYDSVVRMWDMENGLSIASSRPLGCTIRAVAADRKLLVAGGTDGFIHCWRAVEGLPHLFELRASQNQNTEVRLWGHEGPITSLALDLTRIYSGSWDTTVRVWDRLSMKCILVLRHSDWVWALVPHDTSVASTSGSDVYVWDTSSGDLMTIVHNAHVGNTYALARSHAGDFLFTGGEDGAIHMYEIVNDGYECKAWHVSTWLPHSAAVYSLAFEFPWLVSASSDGKLALIDVRNLLRTNKGALGKRVSKIKHLDGDVAEPPQRMLHGFKINLFSVGIGADRIVCGGEEGVIRIWNFTEALEIERRVRTLRGIRLENRMRRRKLQTELNSKSGRTDQCSVAAKKNSVTCIWPNKRGISGKLKT
- the LOC106763264 gene encoding uncharacterized protein LOC106763264, producing MLLTYFVAKHKILFWLLPLRFSISHTHNNSSLNTKLRNPLSITPHTMSGDEATTPSATPKPSATAADSPLKLKTAVEALSSIVPSLSKLTPASLPTSPDLYPQISALLRQPNSGAGDNNLCRWLYDSFQSGVGDLQLLVLRFIPIIAGVYLSRVADRKPQAGFEAVLLAVYAHETTSRAGKPVSITIPDLTQPSVYHEGSVKTSGKGTGTPNSAATEPETAVVSPALEPHGTVRSTRRARIVGVALELFYAKIGQMPVSSKIDFCEFCKVWAGQDGEMYKEFEEGGEKTEEEEEGKKEEEEGSDVAVEKKVKVEGRVPLCWELLQPVMRILGHCLLGPNNNKEVELFEKANEACRSLFSRSMHDVNPKAILPMRSLMRLSKTVMPNNNNNLDPTELPFSDVISL